Within the Flavobacterium sp. N502536 genome, the region TTTACGGAAGCCGTGACACCGATAATGATTTTCACGGACTCAACATTTCATTTGCGGTTCAGTACATTCCCGAAGGAAGAGTGAAGCCATTTGGTACTGCTGATGCGTTGTTTCAGGCGGTAGAGCAGTTTCCGGAATTAAACACACAGCAATATTCAGTTTGTAACAGTGATAACTTGTACTCAGCTGCTGCTTTATTGGCGCTTAGAGAAACCAATAGTCCAAACGCTTTTATTGCTTACGATCGTGAGGCTTTGGAATTTCCGTCTGAAAGAATTTCCCGATTTGCCATTGCTAAATTGGATCAGAACAATCAGTTGCTGGATATTTTAGAAAAACCTTCGGCCGATGTTTTAGCGGATTATAAAGACGTTGAGGGGAAAATAAGAGTGAGTATGAATGCTTTTAAATTCAACGGAAGTACTTTATACACACACTTAAAAAATTGTCCTGTTCATCCTGAGCGCGACGAAAAAGAGCTGCCTACAGTATTATTAAATGCCGTAAAAGAAAACCCAAATACCACAATAGGGATCCCATTTTCAGAACATGTTCCGGATCTGACTGCTAAAGAAGATATTGCCGATGTAAAGGAATATTTAAAGCAGCATTATCCGGTTTTAGACTGGGACGCTTAAAAAAAATTAACAAAAAATTGATATCTAATTTACAGATAAGTATAACTTATTAAACTACTTTTGTTTTAAAATTGCAAAAAATACGCACTGAAAAGTGTTTAAATTGCAATATATTTGCAAAAAGTGTTGGTGTTATTTTAGATGGATAAAACAACTAATCTATTAACTATCAACCAATAAAATTATGTCAAAAATTGAGACTGCAATACCTATAGAAAAGAGGAGTTCGATCATTCCGATGATTATCCTGACCGCATTATTTTTTATATTGGGATTTGTCACCTGGTTAAACGGACCTTTAATTCCTTTTTTCGAATTAGCGTGCGAGTTGTCTTCTTCTCAGGCTTATTTTGTAACTTTTGCTTTTTATATTGCCTATTTTGTAATGGCAGTTCCATCATCCTGGGTAATTGAAAAGGTAGGCTATAAAAATGGTATTTCTTTAGGATTATTAATCATTGCAGCCGGAGCATTTATGTTTTATCCGGCCGCCGAAAGCCGAACTTTTATATTGTTTTTAATTGCCTTATTTATCATGGGAACGGGCTTGGCTATTTTGCAGACGGCTTCGAATCCGTATGTGGTAGTGATTGGCCCAAGAGAAAGTGCAGCAGCCAGAATTAGCGTACTGGGAATTGCAAATAAACTGGCAGGTTTTGTTGCGCCATTGATCTTAACGGCTTTGGTATTGTCAAACATGCAGGAGTTTACGGCAGATAAAATTGCGCTTTTGGATACTGTTTCCAAAACAAATGCTTTAAATTCTCTTGCATTACAATTGCAAAGACCCTATCTTTATATGGGATTGATTATAATGGTTTTAGCATTTTTGGTAAAACTGTCTCCGCTTCCGGAAATTGATTTAGATGAAGAAGGAAATGTGGCGCATTTGAGTATTTTTAAGCAAATCAGAAATGCCTTCAGACGTCCGCAATTGGTTTTAGGAGTAATCACTTTGATGCTGTATTTAGCGGCAGAAGTTTTAGCCGGAGATTCTATTGGAGGATTCGGAAAAGAACTGGGCGTATATGGAAGCGAAGGGAATTTTTATTTAAAATTAACCTCGTTTACCATGTCGGCAATGGTTGTGGGGTATATACTGGGGATTA harbors:
- a CDS encoding sugar phosphate nucleotidyltransferase yields the protein MHNNLVILAGGASSRMKKEAISDNLTAEEIAQANERSKGLIGVGASGRPLLDYLLLNAKKAGYKNIYIIIGEQGELFKEFYGSRDTDNDFHGLNISFAVQYIPEGRVKPFGTADALFQAVEQFPELNTQQYSVCNSDNLYSAAALLALRETNSPNAFIAYDREALEFPSERISRFAIAKLDQNNQLLDILEKPSADVLADYKDVEGKIRVSMNAFKFNGSTLYTHLKNCPVHPERDEKELPTVLLNAVKENPNTTIGIPFSEHVPDLTAKEDIADVKEYLKQHYPVLDWDA
- a CDS encoding sugar MFS transporter, whose translation is MSKIETAIPIEKRSSIIPMIILTALFFILGFVTWLNGPLIPFFELACELSSSQAYFVTFAFYIAYFVMAVPSSWVIEKVGYKNGISLGLLIIAAGAFMFYPAAESRTFILFLIALFIMGTGLAILQTASNPYVVVIGPRESAAARISVLGIANKLAGFVAPLILTALVLSNMQEFTADKIALLDTVSKTNALNSLALQLQRPYLYMGLIIMVLAFLVKLSPLPEIDLDEEGNVAHLSIFKQIRNAFRRPQLVLGVITLMLYLAAEVLAGDSIGGFGKELGVYGSEGNFYLKLTSFTMSAMVVGYILGITLIPKYLSQVTALKGSGVLGIILVLAIVLISPKIMIQLPGIPSLPVVILLVALLGLANALCWPAIWPMALEDLGGYTKIGSAILIMGIIGGAIFPLFYGIITENINASNIANGTVGVSKSGNQIAYLMLLPSYVMILFYAVKGHKYRSW